Proteins co-encoded in one Arachis hypogaea cultivar Tifrunner chromosome 13, arahy.Tifrunner.gnm2.J5K5, whole genome shotgun sequence genomic window:
- the LOC112735317 gene encoding protein FAR1-RELATED SEQUENCE 5-like produces the protein MGSVNDGRRWKREPKVETRCGCKAEMRVHVHSDSGRWIISYFQDVHNHELLDDRLTFMLPCHRKMDAAAMEQMNMMLRVGIKTPHIYSSFVQTAGGFQNLPFLKRDMYNQIGKQRRLIGGDATACRKFLESMAQANPGIQLDYSLFGDVVVFDATYRKNKYMCPLVVFSGMNHHNQTIVFAAALVANENEQTYTWLLQQFLDAMKGKAPGCVIIDGHGAMKKAIDAVFPGAYHRLCAWHLLRNATSNLSNPRFTSEFKKCMLFDYEVWEFEDH, from the exons ATGGGGTCTGTTAACGACGGCAGGCGATGGAAACGTGAGCCAAAGGTGGAGACCAGATGCGGCTGTAAGGCAGAGATGCGCGTCCACGTGCACTCCGATAGTGGTAGATGGATAATATCATACTTTCAGGACGTTCACAACCATGAGTTGCTGGACGATAGACTGACTTTCATGCTACCGTGCCATAGGAAAATGGATGCAGCCGCCATGGAACAAATGAATATGATGCTTAGAGTTGGGATTAAAACGCCACATATTTATTCATCTTTTGTGCAGACTGCCGGGGGATTCCAAAACCTTCCGTTTCTAAAGAGGGATATGTATAACCAGATAGGGAAGCAACGGAGGCTCATTGGCGGGGATGCGACGGCTTGCCGGAAGTTCCTGGAATCAATGGCACAGGCTAATCCTGGAAT TCAGCTGGATTATAGTTTGTTTGGGGATGTCGTGGTATTTGATGCGACATATCGGAAGAATAAGTATATGTGTCCACTGGTTGTGTTTTCTGGAATGAATCACCATAACCAGACAATTGTGTTTGCCGCTGCGCTAGTTGCAAATGAGAATGAGCAGACTTACACCTGGTTGCTGCAACAGTTCCTAGATGCCATGAAGGGTAAAGCACCTGGGTGTGTGATAATAGATGGGCATGGAGCGATGAAAAAGGCAATCGATGCGGTGTTTCCTGGGGCCTATCACCGTTTGTGTGCGTGGCATCTGCTGAGGAATGCCACTTCTAACCTAAGCAACCCCAGATTTACTTCTGAATTTAAGAAATGCATGCTGTTCGATTATGAGGTGTGGGAGTTTGAAGATCATTAG